The proteins below come from a single Biomphalaria glabrata chromosome 10, xgBioGlab47.1, whole genome shotgun sequence genomic window:
- the LOC106076141 gene encoding uncharacterized protein LOC106076141 isoform X6: protein MLLLNAGIEARGPPLSPSHTLRKKLQYYESILNSFIQDGKCQESSDSEVDTMGGNSHSKKSIPSVYYSPGYGVSLGSRPPTLDVDLGDLKEGIRLRPRKSHRQKSPSPASDKDSAIGGVVGSEMSQSMYSENSTNRDSFYSTAESGYDEFGYLDDYRSASKLSSSLKENHSPSSLKERNLNMLYRAHHGYDAGLNSIGHSMKPGLDTLSDCSSERSGIVSSRSYQSSAGSSSRDVTVRTNVDPLVEKYAAELSGRTGSRLSQNSQDKSSYSLPNNKVLSPIENTGVLSPHSDSTSYSPKIVSTESSPCHRKNLQRFGKGGSPFRSLHHTRPQHGPNSEDWDYDPSLDASESIQSFSSNDIDWDNDLDSRERMSILPELPDSNDPDEEFKKSLIHRIQQWSDFADEYQKSRSPTPDVPQMKFIRRSRSLDRHLGDPSSVLISEAAQIVAAAKTTVIEPTTEKNLESLEYELHDIQGEFESITSKLHELIENVQQPTSSKPHASDGPHRVQSRPKPIDSKMRTRWEHVPSSVCSDSEGRSSRASSVEYAWDLAEYSHNRQRSDSCVSKEMNIDVAMGGFTEDVSIMNIFEPVVIADYAEEQWKGNTDKAKTVKEGYSKIPRLLSCHRMCVIRGDNYCALRSVLFQVLANGQRVTQHWSGIIGIMDSLHKMHGDPTVALSNWTFANRLPDHCEDKLGSLCKCALSLYATIEEVCTLTSHEERVARTISVLNTNETLDLELMEGLKAMMLIELFKLRRRIDDEEDVPIFAHLLFARDSSMTLSDFLKNHLNCVGDTGGLEQVELCLLGQALGIQIRVLRLSQSGQEDFDCLFPDDAPAEWPVVSLIAEDDRHYNVPLP, encoded by the exons ATGTTGCTGTTGAACGCTGGGATAGAGGCTAGGGGTCCTCCTTTGTCGCCGTCACATACCTTACGTAAGAAGCTGCAGTATTACGAGTCGATACTGAATTCGTTTATTCAGGATGGAAAATGCCAG GAGTCCTCTGATAGTGAGGTGGATACCATGGGGGGTAATTCACACAGTAAGAAGAGTATTCCTTCAGTATACTACTCCCCTGGCTACGGGGTGAGCTTGGGATCAAGGCCACCAACCTTGGATGTAGATCTGGGAGATCTTAAGGAGGGCATTCGGCTGCGCCCTCGTAAATCGCATCGCCAAAAGTCCCCATCGCCGGCCTCCGACAAGGATTCGGCCATCGGAGGTGTGGTGGGGTCCGAGATGAGTCAGAGCATGTACAGTGAGAACAGCACCAACAGAGACTCTTTTTACTCCACTGCGGAGAGTGGTTATGATGAGTTTGGCTACCTTGATGATTATAGAAGTGCTTCAAAGCTGAGCAGTTCACTAAAGGAGAACCATAGTCCAAGCTCTTTGAAAGAGCGCAATCTGAACATGCTGTACAGGGCCCACCACGGCTATGATGCTGGGCTGAACAGCATAGGTCACAGCATGAAGCCTGGCCTGGACACACTGTCAGACTGCAGCAGTGAAAGGAGTGGCATCGTGTCCAGCAGGAGTTACCAAAGCAGCGCAGGCTCCAGTTCTAGGGATGTGACTGTCAGGACCAATGTGGACCCTTTGGTGGAGAAGTATGCAGCTGAGCTGAGTGGTAGAACTGGTTCAAGGTTAAGTCAGAACTCTCAAGATAAATCAAGCTACAGTCTTCCAAACAACAAAGTCCTCAGTCCAATAGAGAACACGGGTGTCCTTTCACCCCATTCTGATAGCACATCATACTCCCCGAAAATTGTATCAACAGAGTCTTCCCCTTGCCATAGGAAGAACCTTCAAAGGTTCGGCAAGGGCGGCTCACCATTTCGTTCCCTCCATCACACTAGACCTCAGCATGGGCCCAACAGTGAGGACTGGGACTACGATCCTTCTTTGGATGCCTCAGAGTCTATTCAGAGTTTCAGCTCCAACGATATAGACTGGGACAATGACCTTGACAGCAGAGAGAGAATGTCCATACTGCCCGAGTTGCCAGACTCAAATGATCCTGATGAGGAATTCAAAAAGTCTTTAATTCATCGCATTCAGCAGTGGTCAGACTTTGCAGATGAGTACCAAAAATCTAGGTCACCTACGCCTGATGTTCCTCAGATGAAGTTTATAAGAAGAAGCCGTAGTCTAGATAGACATTTGGGAGACCCGTCTTCCGTGCTAATATCCGAGGCAGCCCAGATCGTAGCTGCTGCCAAAACGACAGTCATAGAACCAACGACAGAGAAAAACTTGGAAAGCTTGGAATATGAACTCCATGACATCCAAGGTGAGTTCGAATCCATCACCTCCAAGCTGCACGAACTCATTGAGAATGTTCAGCAGCCTACGTCTTCCAAGCCGCATGCATCAGATGGTCCTCACCGGGTGCAGAGCAGGCCCAAGCCAATAGACTCTAAGATGCGGACCAGATGGGAGCATGTCCCAAGCTCTGTGTGCTCAGACTCTGAGGGCCGCAGCTCGAGAGCGAGTAGCGTGGAGTACGCCTGGGACCTGGCGGAATACAGTCACAACAGACAAAGATCTGACAGCTGTGTTagtaaagaaatgaatattGATGTAGCCATGGGAGGTTTTACTGAAG ATGTTAGTATTATGAACATTTTTGAGCCTGTCGTGATTGCTGACTATGCTGAGGAACAGTGGAAAGGCAACACAGATAAAGCCAAAACTGTGAAAGAA GGTTACAGCAAAATACCTCGGCTCCTGTCCTGTCATCGAATGTGCGTCATACGAGGAGATAATTACTGTGCACTTCGCAGTGTGCTTTTCCAAGTTTTAGCCAATGGTCAAAGAGTCACGCAGCACTGGTCGGGTATCATCGGTATCATGGACTCCTTGCACAAGATGCACGGTGACCCAACTGTGGCTCTGTCCAACTGGACCTTTGCTAACAGACTGCCCGACCATTGTGAGGACAAGCTTGGATCACTTTGTAAATGTGCTCTGTCACTCTATGCAACA ATTGAAGAGGTGTGCACCTTGACTTCTCATGAGGAGCGTGTCGCAAGGACAATCAGCGTTCTCAACACCAACGAGACACTCGACCTGGAGCTTATGGAAGGCCTGAAGGCCATGATGCTGATAGAGCTTTTCAAGCTGCGTCGAAGGATTGATGATGAGGAGGATGTCCCCATCTTTGCACATCTGCTGTTTGCCAGAGACAGCTCGATGACACTGTCTGACTTCCTGAAGAATCACTTGAACTGTGTGGGTGATACAGGTGGTTTAGAACAA GTGGAATTGTGTCTTCTAGGCCAGGCACTAGGCATTCAGATTAGAGTCCTCAGGCTGTCGCAGTCTGGACAGGAAGATTTTGACTGCCTATTTCCTGATGATGCTCCAGCAGAGTGGCCAGTGGTGTCATTGATTGCAGAAGATGACAGACATTATAATGTCCCACTTCCTTGA
- the LOC106076141 gene encoding uncharacterized protein LOC106076141 isoform X5, with protein sequence MSSKVNSGTVKAAGVVCLIGLGLSLGTLLLYKLYFRIIVPFLNSVWDTKGRNSLIDDEYTLYLESSDSEVDTMGGNSHSKKSIPSVYYSPGYGVSLGSRPPTLDVDLGDLKEGIRLRPRKSHRQKSPSPASDKDSAIGGVVGSEMSQSMYSENSTNRDSFYSTAESGYDEFGYLDDYRSASKLSSSLKENHSPSSLKERNLNMLYRAHHGYDAGLNSIGHSMKPGLDTLSDCSSERSGIVSSRSYQSSAGSSSRDVTVRTNVDPLVEKYAAELSGRTGSRLSQNSQDKSSYSLPNNKVLSPIENTGVLSPHSDSTSYSPKIVSTESSPCHRKNLQRFGKGGSPFRSLHHTRPQHGPNSEDWDYDPSLDASESIQSFSSNDIDWDNDLDSRERMSILPELPDSNDPDEEFKKSLIHRIQQWSDFADEYQKSRSPTPDVPQMKFIRRSRSLDRHLGDPSSVLISEAAQIVAAAKTTVIEPTTEKNLESLEYELHDIQGEFESITSKLHELIENVQQPTSSKPHASDGPHRVQSRPKPIDSKMRTRWEHVPSSVCSDSEGRSSRASSVEYAWDLAEYSHNRQRSDSCVSKEMNIDVAMGGFTEDVSIMNIFEPVVIADYAEEQWKGNTDKAKTVKEGYSKIPRLLSCHRMCVIRGDNYCALRSVLFQVLANGQRVTQHWSGIIGIMDSLHKMHGDPTVALSNWTFANRLPDHCEDKLGSLCKCALSLYATIEEVCTLTSHEERVARTISVLNTNETLDLELMEGLKAMMLIELFKLRRRIDDEEDVPIFAHLLFARDSSMTLSDFLKNHLNCVGDTGGLEQVELCLLGQALGIQIRVLRLSQSGQEDFDCLFPDDAPAEWPVVSLIAEDDRHYNVPLP encoded by the exons GAGTCCTCTGATAGTGAGGTGGATACCATGGGGGGTAATTCACACAGTAAGAAGAGTATTCCTTCAGTATACTACTCCCCTGGCTACGGGGTGAGCTTGGGATCAAGGCCACCAACCTTGGATGTAGATCTGGGAGATCTTAAGGAGGGCATTCGGCTGCGCCCTCGTAAATCGCATCGCCAAAAGTCCCCATCGCCGGCCTCCGACAAGGATTCGGCCATCGGAGGTGTGGTGGGGTCCGAGATGAGTCAGAGCATGTACAGTGAGAACAGCACCAACAGAGACTCTTTTTACTCCACTGCGGAGAGTGGTTATGATGAGTTTGGCTACCTTGATGATTATAGAAGTGCTTCAAAGCTGAGCAGTTCACTAAAGGAGAACCATAGTCCAAGCTCTTTGAAAGAGCGCAATCTGAACATGCTGTACAGGGCCCACCACGGCTATGATGCTGGGCTGAACAGCATAGGTCACAGCATGAAGCCTGGCCTGGACACACTGTCAGACTGCAGCAGTGAAAGGAGTGGCATCGTGTCCAGCAGGAGTTACCAAAGCAGCGCAGGCTCCAGTTCTAGGGATGTGACTGTCAGGACCAATGTGGACCCTTTGGTGGAGAAGTATGCAGCTGAGCTGAGTGGTAGAACTGGTTCAAGGTTAAGTCAGAACTCTCAAGATAAATCAAGCTACAGTCTTCCAAACAACAAAGTCCTCAGTCCAATAGAGAACACGGGTGTCCTTTCACCCCATTCTGATAGCACATCATACTCCCCGAAAATTGTATCAACAGAGTCTTCCCCTTGCCATAGGAAGAACCTTCAAAGGTTCGGCAAGGGCGGCTCACCATTTCGTTCCCTCCATCACACTAGACCTCAGCATGGGCCCAACAGTGAGGACTGGGACTACGATCCTTCTTTGGATGCCTCAGAGTCTATTCAGAGTTTCAGCTCCAACGATATAGACTGGGACAATGACCTTGACAGCAGAGAGAGAATGTCCATACTGCCCGAGTTGCCAGACTCAAATGATCCTGATGAGGAATTCAAAAAGTCTTTAATTCATCGCATTCAGCAGTGGTCAGACTTTGCAGATGAGTACCAAAAATCTAGGTCACCTACGCCTGATGTTCCTCAGATGAAGTTTATAAGAAGAAGCCGTAGTCTAGATAGACATTTGGGAGACCCGTCTTCCGTGCTAATATCCGAGGCAGCCCAGATCGTAGCTGCTGCCAAAACGACAGTCATAGAACCAACGACAGAGAAAAACTTGGAAAGCTTGGAATATGAACTCCATGACATCCAAGGTGAGTTCGAATCCATCACCTCCAAGCTGCACGAACTCATTGAGAATGTTCAGCAGCCTACGTCTTCCAAGCCGCATGCATCAGATGGTCCTCACCGGGTGCAGAGCAGGCCCAAGCCAATAGACTCTAAGATGCGGACCAGATGGGAGCATGTCCCAAGCTCTGTGTGCTCAGACTCTGAGGGCCGCAGCTCGAGAGCGAGTAGCGTGGAGTACGCCTGGGACCTGGCGGAATACAGTCACAACAGACAAAGATCTGACAGCTGTGTTagtaaagaaatgaatattGATGTAGCCATGGGAGGTTTTACTGAAG ATGTTAGTATTATGAACATTTTTGAGCCTGTCGTGATTGCTGACTATGCTGAGGAACAGTGGAAAGGCAACACAGATAAAGCCAAAACTGTGAAAGAA GGTTACAGCAAAATACCTCGGCTCCTGTCCTGTCATCGAATGTGCGTCATACGAGGAGATAATTACTGTGCACTTCGCAGTGTGCTTTTCCAAGTTTTAGCCAATGGTCAAAGAGTCACGCAGCACTGGTCGGGTATCATCGGTATCATGGACTCCTTGCACAAGATGCACGGTGACCCAACTGTGGCTCTGTCCAACTGGACCTTTGCTAACAGACTGCCCGACCATTGTGAGGACAAGCTTGGATCACTTTGTAAATGTGCTCTGTCACTCTATGCAACA ATTGAAGAGGTGTGCACCTTGACTTCTCATGAGGAGCGTGTCGCAAGGACAATCAGCGTTCTCAACACCAACGAGACACTCGACCTGGAGCTTATGGAAGGCCTGAAGGCCATGATGCTGATAGAGCTTTTCAAGCTGCGTCGAAGGATTGATGATGAGGAGGATGTCCCCATCTTTGCACATCTGCTGTTTGCCAGAGACAGCTCGATGACACTGTCTGACTTCCTGAAGAATCACTTGAACTGTGTGGGTGATACAGGTGGTTTAGAACAA GTGGAATTGTGTCTTCTAGGCCAGGCACTAGGCATTCAGATTAGAGTCCTCAGGCTGTCGCAGTCTGGACAGGAAGATTTTGACTGCCTATTTCCTGATGATGCTCCAGCAGAGTGGCCAGTGGTGTCATTGATTGCAGAAGATGACAGACATTATAATGTCCCACTTCCTTGA
- the LOC106076141 gene encoding uncharacterized protein LOC106076141 isoform X4 yields the protein MMCEHSLWILSVWLKAAGVVCLIGLGLSLGTLLLYKLYFRIIVPFLNSVWDTKGRNSLIDDEYTLYLESSDSEVDTMGGNSHSKKSIPSVYYSPGYGVSLGSRPPTLDVDLGDLKEGIRLRPRKSHRQKSPSPASDKDSAIGGVVGSEMSQSMYSENSTNRDSFYSTAESGYDEFGYLDDYRSASKLSSSLKENHSPSSLKERNLNMLYRAHHGYDAGLNSIGHSMKPGLDTLSDCSSERSGIVSSRSYQSSAGSSSRDVTVRTNVDPLVEKYAAELSGRTGSRLSQNSQDKSSYSLPNNKVLSPIENTGVLSPHSDSTSYSPKIVSTESSPCHRKNLQRFGKGGSPFRSLHHTRPQHGPNSEDWDYDPSLDASESIQSFSSNDIDWDNDLDSRERMSILPELPDSNDPDEEFKKSLIHRIQQWSDFADEYQKSRSPTPDVPQMKFIRRSRSLDRHLGDPSSVLISEAAQIVAAAKTTVIEPTTEKNLESLEYELHDIQGEFESITSKLHELIENVQQPTSSKPHASDGPHRVQSRPKPIDSKMRTRWEHVPSSVCSDSEGRSSRASSVEYAWDLAEYSHNRQRSDSCVSKEMNIDVAMGGFTEDVSIMNIFEPVVIADYAEEQWKGNTDKAKTVKEGYSKIPRLLSCHRMCVIRGDNYCALRSVLFQVLANGQRVTQHWSGIIGIMDSLHKMHGDPTVALSNWTFANRLPDHCEDKLGSLCKCALSLYATIEEVCTLTSHEERVARTISVLNTNETLDLELMEGLKAMMLIELFKLRRRIDDEEDVPIFAHLLFARDSSMTLSDFLKNHLNCVGDTGGLEQVELCLLGQALGIQIRVLRLSQSGQEDFDCLFPDDAPAEWPVVSLIAEDDRHYNVPLP from the exons GAGTCCTCTGATAGTGAGGTGGATACCATGGGGGGTAATTCACACAGTAAGAAGAGTATTCCTTCAGTATACTACTCCCCTGGCTACGGGGTGAGCTTGGGATCAAGGCCACCAACCTTGGATGTAGATCTGGGAGATCTTAAGGAGGGCATTCGGCTGCGCCCTCGTAAATCGCATCGCCAAAAGTCCCCATCGCCGGCCTCCGACAAGGATTCGGCCATCGGAGGTGTGGTGGGGTCCGAGATGAGTCAGAGCATGTACAGTGAGAACAGCACCAACAGAGACTCTTTTTACTCCACTGCGGAGAGTGGTTATGATGAGTTTGGCTACCTTGATGATTATAGAAGTGCTTCAAAGCTGAGCAGTTCACTAAAGGAGAACCATAGTCCAAGCTCTTTGAAAGAGCGCAATCTGAACATGCTGTACAGGGCCCACCACGGCTATGATGCTGGGCTGAACAGCATAGGTCACAGCATGAAGCCTGGCCTGGACACACTGTCAGACTGCAGCAGTGAAAGGAGTGGCATCGTGTCCAGCAGGAGTTACCAAAGCAGCGCAGGCTCCAGTTCTAGGGATGTGACTGTCAGGACCAATGTGGACCCTTTGGTGGAGAAGTATGCAGCTGAGCTGAGTGGTAGAACTGGTTCAAGGTTAAGTCAGAACTCTCAAGATAAATCAAGCTACAGTCTTCCAAACAACAAAGTCCTCAGTCCAATAGAGAACACGGGTGTCCTTTCACCCCATTCTGATAGCACATCATACTCCCCGAAAATTGTATCAACAGAGTCTTCCCCTTGCCATAGGAAGAACCTTCAAAGGTTCGGCAAGGGCGGCTCACCATTTCGTTCCCTCCATCACACTAGACCTCAGCATGGGCCCAACAGTGAGGACTGGGACTACGATCCTTCTTTGGATGCCTCAGAGTCTATTCAGAGTTTCAGCTCCAACGATATAGACTGGGACAATGACCTTGACAGCAGAGAGAGAATGTCCATACTGCCCGAGTTGCCAGACTCAAATGATCCTGATGAGGAATTCAAAAAGTCTTTAATTCATCGCATTCAGCAGTGGTCAGACTTTGCAGATGAGTACCAAAAATCTAGGTCACCTACGCCTGATGTTCCTCAGATGAAGTTTATAAGAAGAAGCCGTAGTCTAGATAGACATTTGGGAGACCCGTCTTCCGTGCTAATATCCGAGGCAGCCCAGATCGTAGCTGCTGCCAAAACGACAGTCATAGAACCAACGACAGAGAAAAACTTGGAAAGCTTGGAATATGAACTCCATGACATCCAAGGTGAGTTCGAATCCATCACCTCCAAGCTGCACGAACTCATTGAGAATGTTCAGCAGCCTACGTCTTCCAAGCCGCATGCATCAGATGGTCCTCACCGGGTGCAGAGCAGGCCCAAGCCAATAGACTCTAAGATGCGGACCAGATGGGAGCATGTCCCAAGCTCTGTGTGCTCAGACTCTGAGGGCCGCAGCTCGAGAGCGAGTAGCGTGGAGTACGCCTGGGACCTGGCGGAATACAGTCACAACAGACAAAGATCTGACAGCTGTGTTagtaaagaaatgaatattGATGTAGCCATGGGAGGTTTTACTGAAG ATGTTAGTATTATGAACATTTTTGAGCCTGTCGTGATTGCTGACTATGCTGAGGAACAGTGGAAAGGCAACACAGATAAAGCCAAAACTGTGAAAGAA GGTTACAGCAAAATACCTCGGCTCCTGTCCTGTCATCGAATGTGCGTCATACGAGGAGATAATTACTGTGCACTTCGCAGTGTGCTTTTCCAAGTTTTAGCCAATGGTCAAAGAGTCACGCAGCACTGGTCGGGTATCATCGGTATCATGGACTCCTTGCACAAGATGCACGGTGACCCAACTGTGGCTCTGTCCAACTGGACCTTTGCTAACAGACTGCCCGACCATTGTGAGGACAAGCTTGGATCACTTTGTAAATGTGCTCTGTCACTCTATGCAACA ATTGAAGAGGTGTGCACCTTGACTTCTCATGAGGAGCGTGTCGCAAGGACAATCAGCGTTCTCAACACCAACGAGACACTCGACCTGGAGCTTATGGAAGGCCTGAAGGCCATGATGCTGATAGAGCTTTTCAAGCTGCGTCGAAGGATTGATGATGAGGAGGATGTCCCCATCTTTGCACATCTGCTGTTTGCCAGAGACAGCTCGATGACACTGTCTGACTTCCTGAAGAATCACTTGAACTGTGTGGGTGATACAGGTGGTTTAGAACAA GTGGAATTGTGTCTTCTAGGCCAGGCACTAGGCATTCAGATTAGAGTCCTCAGGCTGTCGCAGTCTGGACAGGAAGATTTTGACTGCCTATTTCCTGATGATGCTCCAGCAGAGTGGCCAGTGGTGTCATTGATTGCAGAAGATGACAGACATTATAATGTCCCACTTCCTTGA
- the LOC106076141 gene encoding uncharacterized protein LOC106076141 isoform X7: protein MGGNSHSKKSIPSVYYSPGYGVSLGSRPPTLDVDLGDLKEGIRLRPRKSHRQKSPSPASDKDSAIGGVVGSEMSQSMYSENSTNRDSFYSTAESGYDEFGYLDDYRSASKLSSSLKENHSPSSLKERNLNMLYRAHHGYDAGLNSIGHSMKPGLDTLSDCSSERSGIVSSRSYQSSAGSSSRDVTVRTNVDPLVEKYAAELSGRTGSRLSQNSQDKSSYSLPNNKVLSPIENTGVLSPHSDSTSYSPKIVSTESSPCHRKNLQRFGKGGSPFRSLHHTRPQHGPNSEDWDYDPSLDASESIQSFSSNDIDWDNDLDSRERMSILPELPDSNDPDEEFKKSLIHRIQQWSDFADEYQKSRSPTPDVPQMKFIRRSRSLDRHLGDPSSVLISEAAQIVAAAKTTVIEPTTEKNLESLEYELHDIQGEFESITSKLHELIENVQQPTSSKPHASDGPHRVQSRPKPIDSKMRTRWEHVPSSVCSDSEGRSSRASSVEYAWDLAEYSHNRQRSDSCVSKEMNIDVAMGGFTEDVSIMNIFEPVVIADYAEEQWKGNTDKAKTVKEGYSKIPRLLSCHRMCVIRGDNYCALRSVLFQVLANGQRVTQHWSGIIGIMDSLHKMHGDPTVALSNWTFANRLPDHCEDKLGSLCKCALSLYATIEEVCTLTSHEERVARTISVLNTNETLDLELMEGLKAMMLIELFKLRRRIDDEEDVPIFAHLLFARDSSMTLSDFLKNHLNCVGDTGGLEQVELCLLGQALGIQIRVLRLSQSGQEDFDCLFPDDAPAEWPVVSLIAEDDRHYNVPLP from the exons ATGGGGGGTAATTCACACAGTAAGAAGAGTATTCCTTCAGTATACTACTCCCCTGGCTACGGGGTGAGCTTGGGATCAAGGCCACCAACCTTGGATGTAGATCTGGGAGATCTTAAGGAGGGCATTCGGCTGCGCCCTCGTAAATCGCATCGCCAAAAGTCCCCATCGCCGGCCTCCGACAAGGATTCGGCCATCGGAGGTGTGGTGGGGTCCGAGATGAGTCAGAGCATGTACAGTGAGAACAGCACCAACAGAGACTCTTTTTACTCCACTGCGGAGAGTGGTTATGATGAGTTTGGCTACCTTGATGATTATAGAAGTGCTTCAAAGCTGAGCAGTTCACTAAAGGAGAACCATAGTCCAAGCTCTTTGAAAGAGCGCAATCTGAACATGCTGTACAGGGCCCACCACGGCTATGATGCTGGGCTGAACAGCATAGGTCACAGCATGAAGCCTGGCCTGGACACACTGTCAGACTGCAGCAGTGAAAGGAGTGGCATCGTGTCCAGCAGGAGTTACCAAAGCAGCGCAGGCTCCAGTTCTAGGGATGTGACTGTCAGGACCAATGTGGACCCTTTGGTGGAGAAGTATGCAGCTGAGCTGAGTGGTAGAACTGGTTCAAGGTTAAGTCAGAACTCTCAAGATAAATCAAGCTACAGTCTTCCAAACAACAAAGTCCTCAGTCCAATAGAGAACACGGGTGTCCTTTCACCCCATTCTGATAGCACATCATACTCCCCGAAAATTGTATCAACAGAGTCTTCCCCTTGCCATAGGAAGAACCTTCAAAGGTTCGGCAAGGGCGGCTCACCATTTCGTTCCCTCCATCACACTAGACCTCAGCATGGGCCCAACAGTGAGGACTGGGACTACGATCCTTCTTTGGATGCCTCAGAGTCTATTCAGAGTTTCAGCTCCAACGATATAGACTGGGACAATGACCTTGACAGCAGAGAGAGAATGTCCATACTGCCCGAGTTGCCAGACTCAAATGATCCTGATGAGGAATTCAAAAAGTCTTTAATTCATCGCATTCAGCAGTGGTCAGACTTTGCAGATGAGTACCAAAAATCTAGGTCACCTACGCCTGATGTTCCTCAGATGAAGTTTATAAGAAGAAGCCGTAGTCTAGATAGACATTTGGGAGACCCGTCTTCCGTGCTAATATCCGAGGCAGCCCAGATCGTAGCTGCTGCCAAAACGACAGTCATAGAACCAACGACAGAGAAAAACTTGGAAAGCTTGGAATATGAACTCCATGACATCCAAGGTGAGTTCGAATCCATCACCTCCAAGCTGCACGAACTCATTGAGAATGTTCAGCAGCCTACGTCTTCCAAGCCGCATGCATCAGATGGTCCTCACCGGGTGCAGAGCAGGCCCAAGCCAATAGACTCTAAGATGCGGACCAGATGGGAGCATGTCCCAAGCTCTGTGTGCTCAGACTCTGAGGGCCGCAGCTCGAGAGCGAGTAGCGTGGAGTACGCCTGGGACCTGGCGGAATACAGTCACAACAGACAAAGATCTGACAGCTGTGTTagtaaagaaatgaatattGATGTAGCCATGGGAGGTTTTACTGAAG ATGTTAGTATTATGAACATTTTTGAGCCTGTCGTGATTGCTGACTATGCTGAGGAACAGTGGAAAGGCAACACAGATAAAGCCAAAACTGTGAAAGAA GGTTACAGCAAAATACCTCGGCTCCTGTCCTGTCATCGAATGTGCGTCATACGAGGAGATAATTACTGTGCACTTCGCAGTGTGCTTTTCCAAGTTTTAGCCAATGGTCAAAGAGTCACGCAGCACTGGTCGGGTATCATCGGTATCATGGACTCCTTGCACAAGATGCACGGTGACCCAACTGTGGCTCTGTCCAACTGGACCTTTGCTAACAGACTGCCCGACCATTGTGAGGACAAGCTTGGATCACTTTGTAAATGTGCTCTGTCACTCTATGCAACA ATTGAAGAGGTGTGCACCTTGACTTCTCATGAGGAGCGTGTCGCAAGGACAATCAGCGTTCTCAACACCAACGAGACACTCGACCTGGAGCTTATGGAAGGCCTGAAGGCCATGATGCTGATAGAGCTTTTCAAGCTGCGTCGAAGGATTGATGATGAGGAGGATGTCCCCATCTTTGCACATCTGCTGTTTGCCAGAGACAGCTCGATGACACTGTCTGACTTCCTGAAGAATCACTTGAACTGTGTGGGTGATACAGGTGGTTTAGAACAA GTGGAATTGTGTCTTCTAGGCCAGGCACTAGGCATTCAGATTAGAGTCCTCAGGCTGTCGCAGTCTGGACAGGAAGATTTTGACTGCCTATTTCCTGATGATGCTCCAGCAGAGTGGCCAGTGGTGTCATTGATTGCAGAAGATGACAGACATTATAATGTCCCACTTCCTTGA